A genome region from Thalassotalea euphylliae includes the following:
- a CDS encoding PEP-CTERM sorting domain-containing protein, with product MLKSFKSLSFLSLFLTFTNAQANIIIDTSLWTLAESPARGGSQGITSANGNQAIQNNNANGALISDFIFDGDFVFSGFMTPTSDLFDDDDILGVVFGWQDERNHYRLGWEQGGLNDRGDRADGRFSVSSGLFLVKEVDGVSSTLFEQELFWQDDINYRFSVARSGEEISFSLGGVEQSFTDNSFTTGHVGFYTESQTARFSSLAGRPNSAEIPEPDTLALLGLVLLGVAVRKSRR from the coding sequence ATGTTGAAGTCTTTTAAAAGCCTTTCATTTTTATCTTTATTCCTAACTTTTACTAATGCGCAAGCCAATATTATTATTGATACCAGTTTGTGGACATTGGCAGAATCTCCTGCACGTGGCGGCTCGCAAGGTATTACCAGTGCAAATGGCAATCAAGCAATACAAAATAACAATGCCAATGGCGCTTTAATTAGTGATTTTATCTTTGATGGTGATTTTGTATTTAGTGGTTTTATGACACCGACTTCGGATTTATTTGATGATGACGATATTCTCGGTGTTGTGTTTGGCTGGCAGGACGAACGAAATCACTACCGCTTGGGTTGGGAGCAAGGTGGCTTAAACGATCGTGGTGACCGCGCAGACGGCCGATTCTCCGTCTCAAGTGGTCTGTTTTTAGTAAAAGAAGTTGATGGTGTTTCAAGCACCTTGTTCGAGCAGGAATTGTTTTGGCAAGATGATATTAATTATCGCTTTAGCGTTGCACGTTCAGGTGAGGAAATTTCATTTAGCTTAGGTGGTGTAGAGCAGTCATTTACCGATAATAGCTTTACCACTGGTCATGTTGGCTTTTACACAGAGAGTCAAACCGCACGTTTTTCAAGCCTAGCTGGCCGCCCAAACAGTGCTGAAATTCCAGAGCCAGATACCTTAGCCTTGCTTGGTTTAGTTTTACTTGGCGTCGCGGTGCGTAAATCTCGCCGTTAA
- a CDS encoding ParA family protein: MIRVLFNKKGGVGKSSLAVNLAAMSAADGLRTLVLDLDTQCNTSSYLSALDIGDDDSIAALFEQTITFHLRKRPIIEYCQPTSYENLFIIRGSERIKELESELDSRHKIYKLRDALATLRDDFDRIYIDTPPALNFYSLSALIAADSCLIPIDCDDFARQGLYSLQQQIQEIKEDHNESLHVEGIIANQYMANANLPGRIIQELIEEGYPVIADYIPQSVKMRESHQQKSPLIHMAPKHKLTLAVAACYDVIEEQASASEP; the protein is encoded by the coding sequence ATGATCCGAGTGCTTTTTAATAAAAAGGGTGGGGTAGGTAAATCAAGCCTTGCTGTTAATCTTGCAGCGATGTCGGCTGCAGATGGTTTACGTACCTTAGTGTTAGATCTGGATACGCAGTGCAATACCTCTTCTTATTTATCCGCGCTTGATATTGGTGATGATGACTCTATCGCGGCGCTATTTGAACAGACCATTACCTTTCATTTACGCAAACGTCCTATCATTGAGTATTGCCAACCAACGAGTTACGAGAACTTGTTTATTATTCGTGGCTCTGAGCGAATTAAAGAACTTGAAAGTGAACTCGATAGTCGTCACAAAATCTATAAATTACGCGATGCACTAGCGACTTTGCGTGATGATTTTGACCGCATTTACATTGACACACCACCTGCGCTGAATTTTTACAGCCTGTCTGCTTTAATTGCGGCAGATAGTTGCTTAATCCCTATCGATTGTGATGATTTTGCACGTCAGGGGCTGTATAGCTTACAGCAGCAAATTCAAGAGATTAAAGAAGATCACAACGAAAGTTTGCACGTCGAAGGTATTATTGCTAACCAGTATATGGCGAATGCCAATTTACCGGGTCGTATTATTCAAGAGCTGATTGAGGAAGGTTACCCAGTTATTGCTGACTATATTCCACAGTCGGTAAAAATGCGTGAATCACATCAACAAAAGTCACCCCTAATTCATATGGCGCCGAAGCATAAGCTAACATTGGCTGTGGCAGCCTGCTATGACGTTATTGAAGAGCAAGCGTCAGCTAGTGAGCCATAG
- a CDS encoding spondin domain-containing protein, whose translation MRKSTLSVRLLVLSLALGLGGCFDDGDDGADGAQGPQGEQGPAGPAGPAGPAGQDGQDGTGTTAVYTVQITNLTYAQPFSPAAIILHEAGYSAFTDGEPASVAIEELAEGGSNASLLSEAMGSVYYLDSQSGSGPIPPRSIGNTYTLVVPALDTDNLRLSFATMLVNTNDAFTALNAMDVSNMTVGQSASFMTPTWDSGTEANTETADTMPGPAAAAAGGGGAAAGFDAARDDLFDRVHFHRGATTSANATDPSMEGLSTSVLTEGHRWDNPTAKVTITRTR comes from the coding sequence ATGAGAAAGTCAACACTTAGCGTGAGACTCTTGGTTTTGTCATTGGCATTGGGCCTAGGTGGCTGTTTTGACGACGGTGACGATGGCGCTGACGGTGCTCAAGGCCCACAAGGTGAGCAAGGACCAGCAGGTCCGGCTGGCCCAGCAGGTCCTGCGGGTCAAGATGGTCAGGACGGCACTGGCACTACAGCAGTCTACACAGTACAAATTACTAACTTAACTTACGCTCAACCATTCTCGCCAGCAGCAATTATTTTGCATGAGGCAGGTTACAGCGCATTCACCGATGGTGAGCCAGCGAGCGTAGCGATTGAAGAATTAGCAGAGGGCGGCAGCAACGCAAGTTTACTTAGCGAAGCAATGGGCTCTGTCTATTACCTTGACTCACAATCAGGTAGTGGCCCAATTCCACCGCGTTCAATTGGTAATACTTATACGCTTGTTGTACCAGCGTTAGACACCGATAACCTTCGACTATCGTTTGCAACCATGTTAGTGAATACCAATGATGCTTTTACCGCATTAAATGCGATGGATGTGAGTAACATGACTGTCGGCCAAAGCGCAAGCTTTATGACACCAACATGGGACTCTGGCACAGAAGCAAACACTGAAACGGCTGATACTATGCCTGGTCCTGCGGCAGCAGCAGCAGGTGGCGGCGGTGCAGCAGCTGGCTTCGATGCAGCACGTGATGATTTATTTGATCGCGTACACTTCCATCGTGGTGCAACGACTAGCGCCAATGCTACCGACCCAAGCATGGAAGGTTTAAGCACTTCTGTGTTAACTGAAGGTCACCGTTGGGATAACCCTACGGCAAAAGTCACCATTACACGCACTCGATAA
- a CDS encoding spondin domain-containing protein: MRFNKVVTGLAFGLAASSFANAQTIDISITNLTHAQNFTPRLVIAHDNTVDAFEVGEEASTALAWLAEAGVIEDEQNAASSGQNFEALLGPEDTDNGSNTWHRFGGLLAPSMTLSYPFDTMDKPYLSLLSMLVPTNDAFVGLDSIVIPTEPGTYTYFLNAYDAGTELNDELNSARTDVTEAGTGNALGGYGVPGVAGGGASPVPLGTGGTGVGAVIESGQVEDGTDGPVHIHRNVLGDTSDSGGASDLDSTVHRWLNPVARVTITVPAP, translated from the coding sequence ATGAGATTTAACAAAGTTGTAACAGGCCTAGCGTTCGGGCTCGCAGCTTCAAGCTTCGCCAACGCGCAAACTATCGATATTAGCATTACCAACCTTACACACGCACAAAACTTCACACCACGTTTAGTGATTGCTCATGACAACACAGTTGACGCATTTGAAGTGGGTGAAGAAGCTTCAACTGCACTAGCATGGTTAGCAGAGGCCGGTGTTATTGAAGACGAGCAAAATGCAGCTTCTAGCGGTCAAAACTTCGAAGCCTTACTTGGACCAGAAGATACTGACAATGGTTCAAACACTTGGCACCGTTTTGGTGGTTTACTAGCACCATCAATGACACTTAGTTACCCGTTCGATACCATGGACAAGCCTTACTTATCTTTACTGTCTATGTTGGTACCAACTAACGATGCTTTCGTTGGTTTAGACTCAATTGTCATCCCAACAGAACCAGGCACATACACTTATTTCCTAAACGCATATGACGCTGGTACTGAATTAAACGACGAATTAAACAGTGCACGTACTGATGTTACTGAAGCAGGTACAGGTAATGCACTAGGCGGCTATGGCGTACCTGGTGTTGCCGGTGGCGGCGCTTCTCCAGTGCCATTAGGCACAGGTGGTACAGGTGTTGGTGCCGTTATCGAAAGTGGTCAAGTTGAAGATGGTACAGATGGTCCAGTACATATTCACCGTAACGTTTTAGGTGACACAAGCGATTCAGGTGGCGCTAGCGACCTTGACTCTACTGTACACCGTTGGTTAAACCCTGTTGCTCGCGTTACTATTACTGTACCAGCACCATAA